The genomic region CCTGTTGGCTTGTCCCGAATTGCACGAGATCTGAAACCCGAGGCCAAGGCTTCGGGTTTTTTTATGAAGCCCAGAACAGTGTGTATAGTATTCGGTTTTAACCAACAGGATGGACGGCATGTTCTATATAGAGCTTCAGCCCCGCTTCAGCGACACGGATGCTTTGGGTCACATCAGCAATACGACATTGCCGGTATGGTTCGAGCAGGCCAGACTACCTTTGTTTAGGATCTTCCATCCGACACTGGATGTGAAAACTTGGCCACTGATTATCGCCCGCGTGGAAATAGACTTTGTGGCCCAGAGTTTCTGGCATCTGCCAGTTGAGGTTCGCACGGGCATCGGGAAGATTGGGAACAGCTCGTTCCAGGCTGTCCAGGAAGCCTGGCAGGACGGACAGTTGATTGCCCGTGGCAAGGCTGTGCTGATTCACTTTGATTACGAAGCAGAAAAAGCCGTTTCTATTTCTGAAGAAACCCGCAGCCAGTTGGCAGAGCATATGATTGAGTAATCACCCCGGCAACGGCTACATGAATGAGGTAGCGAATTTGACTAGAAACGCGTTCGGACTGATTTTTCTTGCGGGCACTCTGGCGGGCACATTGTTGCTCTCTGGCTGCGATGCTGGAAACAGCGAGCAAAGTAACGAAGAGACACGTTCAGACGCTGCCTCGACGCAGGAATTTGCCAGCGACATTTCCCTTGCCCTGAAGCCTGCCCAGTTGGACTGGGTTGGCCAGAAAATTTTCCAAAATGAATGCGCTGGTCAGTTCCAGTGCCTCATTCACTGGAATGAGTCTGAGGCGTTTCCCTCACTGGGTATTGGACATTTTATCTGGTACCCGAAAGCAGTTAACGAGCGGTTTATAGAAAGTTTTCCTGCGCTTGTTGAGTATATGGAGCAGCGCCAACTTAATATCCCCGAATGGTTGCGGGAACTCGAGCCGTTTGATGCTCCCTGGCCAGATCGGGAAACCTTCATGCAGGTTGCGGATTCGCCCGAAATGGCAGAGTTGCGGGAGTTTCTAGCTGGCACTCAGGGGGTTCAGGCTGAGTTTATCTTCCGCCGTGCAAAAGACTCACTGGCTAAAATCGTGAAGGCGGCCCCTGAGTCACGTCGCAATGACGTGCAGAAAAGACTGCGAGCGCTAAGCCAAACGCCCGGTGGTGTTTACGCGGTTATGGATTATGTGAATTTTAAAGGCGAGGGGCTTTCACCTGATGAGCGCTATAACGGCGAGGGTTGGGGGTTGCTTCAGGTATTGATGGCGATGCCTGTATCGCCTGCGGCAACAGAGCCGGGCGCTGTGGGCTCAGCGGAAGTGCAGACTAGCGAGAAAACGCTGGCTCAGTTCCGAGAGGCTGCTGCAACAGTGCTTACCCGCCGTGCCCAGAATGCGAGCAACCCTGTTGAGCGGGAGCGCTGGCTTGCAGGATGGCTCAAGCGCTTGGAAACCTACAAAGAGCCCGTAAAGATGGGCTCGGTACCGGGCATGTCGTCCTGATACAGTCCCTAGATTACTTTGCCTAAAACCGAGCGGCCTGAAGCCTAGCGGGCTTCAGGCAGGGTGCGCACATGAATATCCCGCTGCGGGAACGGGATCTCTATATCGGCTTCCGTCAGAGCGCCGGTGATTGAGGCGTGTATTTCATGGGACAGCGGCATGATATCCATTAGGTCTTTCACATAAACCCAAACCTCGAAATCGATGCTGCTGTCCCCAAGCCCCACACAGAAAACCTCCGGTGCCGGGTCACTCACCACGCGCTCATTTTTATGGGCAACCTGGGTGAGTACCTCCTGAACCTTGTTTACGTCGGATCCATAGGCAACGCCCACACGGAGGATGACGCGGGTAATTGGATCTGAGAGTGTCCAGTTGGTCAGATCCTGGGTAACAAAGGTCTTGTTGGGAATAATCTGTTCTTTTCGATCCCAGTCGATCAGTGTTGTGGCACGAATGCGTATGCGCGCAACGGTGCCGGTTATGCCGTTAATGGTCACCATATCGCCTACCCGAATTGGGCGCTCGAACAAGAGAATGATGCCAGAGACAAAGTTCGCGACTATCTCTTGAAGCCCAAACCCGAGGCCCACACCGAGTGCGGCAACCAGCCACTGCAGCTTGGACCATTGAACGCCAATCACCGCGAGGCAGGTCACCACTCCCACGATCACAAGAATGTAGGTGGTGATCGTTGTAATGGCGTAGCCAGAACCGGGTTCTAGGTTCATTCGGCTTAATACCATCACCTCCAGGGTTCCTGGAAGATTTTTAGCGGCAAGCACCGTTCCGGCCGCGACCAGCAGCGCCAGCAACGCATCGGAAAGTGTTATGGGAAGCGGGTCGCCTCCCTGCAGGTCGGTGGTAATGGTCCATAGGGTAATGTTGTTAAATAACTGAAGTGCCGGGATAACATCGGCCCAGAGAATGAGCAAGCCGGCCAGGGCCAAAG from Marinobacter sp. LV10R510-11A harbors:
- a CDS encoding acyl-CoA thioesterase, with protein sequence MFYIELQPRFSDTDALGHISNTTLPVWFEQARLPLFRIFHPTLDVKTWPLIIARVEIDFVAQSFWHLPVEVRTGIGKIGNSSFQAVQEAWQDGQLIARGKAVLIHFDYEAEKAVSISEETRSQLAEHMIE